A single Klebsiella variicola DNA region contains:
- the evgA gene encoding acid-sensing system DNA-binding response regulator EvgA has translation MNAIIIDDHPLARIAIRNLLDTNGITVAAELDSGAHAVQTAESMQPDLLIVDVDIPELSGIDVLEQLRKRRYRGKIIVISAKNERFYGKRSADCGANGFVSKKEGMNNILAAIDAANNGYSYFPFSLERFCTHGITDQDRLDTLSTQEMKVFRYILCGVDYTTIGSKMNISNKTVSTYKVRLMDKLGCGSLLELYDFAQRNKIG, from the coding sequence ATGAATGCGATAATCATTGACGATCATCCATTGGCACGTATCGCCATTCGCAACCTTCTCGATACCAACGGCATTACCGTCGCGGCAGAACTCGACAGCGGCGCCCATGCGGTGCAGACCGCAGAAAGCATGCAGCCTGACCTGCTGATTGTCGATGTCGATATTCCGGAGCTCAGCGGCATCGACGTTCTGGAGCAGCTGCGCAAACGCCGCTACCGGGGAAAAATTATCGTCATTTCCGCGAAGAATGAACGGTTCTATGGCAAACGCAGCGCCGACTGCGGGGCCAATGGTTTTGTGAGTAAAAAAGAGGGAATGAATAATATCCTCGCCGCGATCGACGCGGCCAATAATGGCTACAGCTATTTCCCTTTTTCACTGGAGCGCTTCTGCACCCACGGCATCACCGATCAGGACCGGCTGGATACGCTGTCAACGCAGGAGATGAAGGTTTTCCGCTATATCCTCTGTGGCGTCGACTACACCACCATCGGCAGCAAAATGAATATCAGCAATAAAACGGTAAGTACCTATAAGGTCCGTCTGATGGATAAATTAGGCTGCGGCTCCCTGCTTGAGCTTTATGACTTTGCGCAACGCAATAAAATAGGGTGA
- a CDS encoding HdeA/HdeB family chaperone — protein sequence MAKEKRALWRKWGWKRLMAGIIILAISSVAAGKNIAPDEVRTRDMMRCQDYLQLDPRTWTPMVIWLMNDPFSLQPPEWTDFHEAELVLTPILTEICRQEPDAWLTSLRERLNSYQQVRSLN from the coding sequence ATGGCAAAAGAAAAGCGCGCCCTCTGGCGAAAATGGGGTTGGAAACGTCTGATGGCAGGAATAATCATTCTGGCAATAAGTAGCGTCGCGGCGGGAAAGAATATCGCACCCGATGAGGTACGGACTCGCGATATGATGCGCTGTCAGGATTATCTGCAACTGGACCCGCGCACCTGGACGCCGATGGTGATCTGGTTGATGAACGATCCTTTTTCTCTGCAGCCGCCGGAGTGGACCGACTTTCATGAAGCTGAACTGGTGCTGACGCCGATCCTCACCGAAATCTGCCGCCAGGAGCCAGATGCCTGGCTGACTTCGCTGCGTGAACGGCTCAATTCTTATCAGCAGGTGCGGTCGCTGAATTAA
- a CDS encoding MBL fold metallo-hydrolase, which yields MQLTVLVDNNTLIDRYLVGEPGVSYLIEHDGQKILFDTGYSDVFLQNAQTLQIDLTTIDSIVLSHGHNDHTWGLNHLTQHYDRLNFTPERKINLVCHPDALNPKYFDAKSIGINYRFDQNDLFFDKICSKKPYPLTENIIFLGQIPRDNKFEMLTPVGQTVDDNGEITNDYVMDDSALAIKTEEGLVVVTGCSHAGIANIIEYAKQVTGENHIVSVIGGFHLQNADEDRLTQTGDYLKALSPDSLYPCHCTDLAAKISLARFIKINEVGVGLKLDFSAAGK from the coding sequence ATGCAATTAACGGTTCTGGTTGATAATAATACATTAATTGACAGGTATCTTGTCGGTGAGCCTGGTGTATCCTATCTGATTGAGCATGATGGACAAAAAATCCTTTTCGATACCGGATATTCGGATGTTTTTTTGCAGAATGCGCAAACGTTGCAAATTGATTTAACCACCATCGATAGTATCGTTTTATCGCATGGGCATAACGATCATACCTGGGGCCTCAATCATTTAACCCAACATTATGATCGCCTAAATTTCACGCCTGAGAGAAAGATAAACTTAGTTTGCCATCCAGATGCATTAAACCCAAAGTATTTTGATGCAAAATCTATAGGGATCAACTACAGATTCGATCAAAATGATCTCTTCTTCGATAAAATTTGCAGCAAAAAACCTTATCCACTCACTGAAAACATCATCTTTCTTGGTCAAATACCAAGGGACAATAAATTCGAGATGCTGACACCGGTAGGCCAAACGGTGGATGATAACGGCGAAATCACTAATGATTACGTTATGGATGATTCTGCGTTGGCAATAAAGACAGAAGAGGGACTGGTGGTAGTCACAGGCTGTTCTCACGCGGGAATAGCTAACATTATCGAATATGCCAAACAGGTTACCGGAGAGAATCACATTGTGTCGGTCATTGGCGGATTCCATCTGCAAAATGCCGATGAAGATCGCCTCACGCAGACAGGGGATTATCTTAAAGCATTATCCCCAGATTCCCTCTATCCATGCCATTGTACCGATCTTGCGGCTAAGATTAGCCTGGCGCGTTTTATCAAAATCAACGAGGTCGGCGTTGGGCTAAAACTAGATTTTTCTGCCGCCGGGAAATGA
- a CDS encoding GNAT family N-acetyltransferase — MAMVNENIVIRLAQDVDIPEVKQLLERYHAKNLAGEQRANGFVTTDMTQQQLSELSSAESGVVIAVDRSCNKVIGLLLGGSWEFLSPWPMFKYMASILNEYRYQGKKLDAASSYQYGPICVAEEYRGQGVGELLLEYQRKVFAPRYPVIVTFVNVLNPRSYAFHTRNQFEDVGFFNFNGNKYHMMALPTS; from the coding sequence ATGGCAATGGTCAATGAAAATATCGTCATTCGTCTGGCGCAAGACGTAGACATCCCTGAGGTGAAACAATTGCTGGAGCGCTATCACGCTAAAAATCTTGCAGGCGAGCAGCGGGCGAATGGATTTGTCACCACCGATATGACGCAGCAGCAATTAAGCGAACTGAGTTCAGCCGAAAGTGGTGTAGTGATCGCTGTTGATCGTTCATGTAACAAGGTTATTGGCCTGTTGCTCGGCGGATCGTGGGAATTTCTCAGCCCCTGGCCCATGTTTAAATATATGGCAAGTATTCTCAACGAATATCGCTACCAGGGGAAAAAACTGGATGCGGCTAGCTCATATCAGTATGGCCCCATCTGCGTCGCAGAAGAGTATCGTGGTCAGGGCGTGGGCGAGTTGCTGCTTGAGTATCAGCGCAAGGTGTTCGCCCCGCGTTATCCCGTCATCGTTACTTTCGTCAATGTACTGAACCCGCGCTCGTATGCGTTTCATACCCGCAACCAGTTTGAAGACGTCGGTTTCTTTAACTTCAATGGCAATAAGTACCATATGATGGCGTTACCGACCTCCTGA
- a CDS encoding site-specific integrase — protein METIKFTKAAIIAIASESGKRLEFADSVLPGLRLRVTPTGSKSFCVTRYREGKFIRVTLGKFPDLTVDQARDMASRILGEVATTRRNPNDQRREDKNKSITLADALAEYIKSRAGRIKPTTIEQYKGVLTNFSGDWLKTPLAAIDRERVEVRHKAITDGGIWFGDKPQRAGVAAGSKAQADLWARVLRAVYRYSHDQYRDNDGNRLLPDPPTMVLSAKRKWHGTARKTSRIRNNELSRWLASVDAVRQHGASIRDDFAVSVCDALDVALFTGLRRAEVFGLEWSRVNMSGRYFWIDQTKNGDPLELPITDTLLAIFQRRKELRRDNNPYVFPAEKGGIITDPRRVIGQISEATTQCGTESAIGFTCHDARRTFGSVAELVGVGPYILKRLMNHKTMRSADVTQGYLHFSADELQKPAQKIEHAILDHAGLVEQSGGLDAQLLAVMGTMSDEEKREMLFLILNSGIKENKA, from the coding sequence TTGGAAACCATCAAATTCACCAAAGCTGCCATCATTGCGATCGCTTCTGAGTCAGGGAAAAGGCTTGAGTTCGCTGACAGCGTTTTGCCTGGTCTACGCCTGCGAGTTACCCCTACAGGGTCGAAATCATTCTGTGTTACCCGGTACCGGGAAGGAAAATTCATCCGTGTCACTCTGGGTAAGTTTCCTGATCTCACTGTAGACCAGGCCCGTGACATGGCCTCACGCATACTCGGTGAGGTGGCGACAACCCGCAGGAATCCAAATGACCAGCGGCGGGAAGATAAAAACAAATCCATTACTCTGGCTGACGCGCTAGCGGAGTACATCAAATCCCGCGCTGGGCGTATCAAGCCGACAACTATAGAGCAGTATAAGGGCGTGCTGACTAACTTCTCTGGAGACTGGCTTAAAACACCGCTGGCGGCCATTGACCGTGAGAGAGTTGAAGTTAGGCATAAAGCCATTACTGATGGCGGTATATGGTTTGGCGATAAACCGCAGCGTGCTGGAGTAGCAGCGGGCAGTAAAGCCCAGGCTGATTTATGGGCGCGGGTTTTGCGTGCGGTCTACCGGTATTCGCATGATCAATATCGCGACAACGATGGCAACCGTCTGTTGCCTGATCCGCCCACGATGGTACTGAGCGCCAAACGAAAATGGCACGGCACAGCGCGTAAAACCTCCCGTATCCGCAATAATGAGCTTTCCCGTTGGCTGGCCTCTGTTGATGCCGTTCGGCAACATGGAGCCAGTATCAGGGATGATTTTGCCGTATCGGTCTGCGATGCGCTGGATGTGGCTTTATTTACGGGCTTGCGCCGTGCGGAGGTGTTCGGGCTGGAATGGTCCAGGGTAAATATGTCCGGCCGTTACTTCTGGATTGACCAGACGAAGAACGGAGACCCGCTTGAACTTCCGATTACCGATACACTGTTGGCTATCTTCCAACGCCGAAAAGAATTACGTCGTGATAATAACCCGTATGTATTTCCGGCGGAGAAAGGCGGAATAATTACGGATCCCCGAAGGGTGATAGGCCAGATAAGCGAAGCTACCACGCAGTGCGGTACAGAGAGCGCCATCGGTTTTACCTGCCATGATGCTAGGCGTACTTTCGGCAGTGTGGCGGAGTTGGTGGGCGTTGGTCCATATATCCTTAAGCGTTTGATGAATCATAAAACTATGCGTAGCGCTGACGTCACGCAGGGCTATTTGCATTTTTCAGCAGACGAGCTGCAGAAGCCAGCCCAAAAAATAGAACACGCCATACTGGATCACGCCGGTCTGGTGGAGCAATCAGGTGGCCTTGATGCACAGCTCCTTGCCGTGATGGGAACGATGAGTGATGAAGAAAAGCGCGAAATGTTGTTTTTAATATTAAATTCAGGAATCAAGGAGAATAAGGCATGA
- a CDS encoding helix-turn-helix domain-containing protein, which yields MTTNTMQDKKLTRPEAAAYIGVAPRTMANWHSTGRVKIPFYKVGRKKTIYLQSDLDTYLASVRQSA from the coding sequence ATGACTACCAATACCATGCAAGACAAAAAACTTACCCGCCCGGAAGCCGCCGCATACATTGGGGTGGCTCCGCGCACTATGGCGAACTGGCACAGTACAGGCCGGGTAAAAATCCCCTTCTACAAAGTAGGCCGTAAAAAAACTATCTACCTGCAATCAGATCTTGATACGTATCTGGCATCGGTTCGCCAGTCTGCGTAA
- a CDS encoding antA/AntB antirepressor family protein, protein MTKKKLTALTGSGQTHPEASKKDNSGNNFAARIPVTLSNIGGKEIQSVRGRKLHSFLAVGRDFTTWIKARITQYGFVEGVDYVIVEDLTSPKRGSSKSRQRIEHDYILSLNMGKELSMVERNEQGKMARQYFIDCEERLRRVAPEEHEAALLTWRKNRVAACEDHKSMAEAMKGYIERTGDKQHGFAYSNECTFLNSLALGMHPRAWAKQKEIPVKQVRDHMNTEQLALLAYLESRNCALLDLDTSTSTRKTKLTELAQRWLVKRVGGTA, encoded by the coding sequence ATGACTAAGAAAAAACTAACTGCCTTAACTGGCAGCGGCCAGACTCACCCTGAAGCCAGCAAGAAGGATAATTCCGGCAATAACTTTGCGGCGCGAATCCCTGTAACGCTTAGCAATATTGGCGGGAAAGAAATTCAGTCAGTTCGTGGGCGAAAACTTCACTCTTTTTTGGCGGTAGGCCGAGATTTCACCACCTGGATCAAAGCCCGCATTACCCAATACGGATTTGTTGAAGGCGTCGATTATGTGATTGTCGAAGATTTGACCTCCCCGAAACGGGGGAGCTCAAAATCTCGTCAACGCATTGAGCACGATTACATTCTCTCTCTGAATATGGGTAAAGAGCTTTCGATGGTTGAGCGCAACGAGCAAGGCAAGATGGCTCGTCAGTACTTCATCGACTGCGAAGAACGCCTGCGCCGGGTCGCCCCTGAAGAACATGAGGCGGCGTTGCTGACATGGCGTAAAAATCGTGTAGCAGCTTGCGAAGATCACAAAAGCATGGCCGAGGCGATGAAGGGCTATATCGAACGCACTGGAGATAAGCAGCACGGGTTTGCCTACAGCAATGAATGCACCTTCCTCAATAGCCTTGCGCTGGGTATGCACCCGCGAGCATGGGCGAAGCAGAAAGAAATCCCGGTAAAGCAGGTGCGCGACCACATGAACACTGAACAACTGGCGCTGCTGGCCTATCTGGAAAGCCGTAACTGCGCTCTGCTGGATCTGGATACCAGTACGTCAACCCGCAAGACGAAACTCACTGAACTGGCGCAACGTTGGCTGGTTAAAAGAGTGGGAGGAACAGCATGA
- a CDS encoding host cell division inhibitor Icd-like protein produces the protein MAGSQHTQTHPEFTWRFLSTSERNPTAKPLVIYVNASSEQEARDTMPGVTLIFAARLPFHAFQVMEVAV, from the coding sequence ATGGCTGGATCACAGCATACCCAAACTCACCCTGAATTTACATGGCGTTTTCTCTCCACTTCCGAGCGAAACCCTACTGCAAAGCCGTTGGTTATTTACGTCAACGCATCCAGTGAGCAGGAAGCCCGCGACACCATGCCTGGCGTAACCCTCATTTTTGCCGCCCGCCTTCCATTTCATGCCTTTCAGGTTATGGAGGTGGCAGTATGA